One part of the Aestuariirhabdus litorea genome encodes these proteins:
- a CDS encoding histone deacetylase family protein, translating to MKIIYSDRQQLHCVPFEVLGGEPTPNFEQPQRALQVLDALSVRTSGPVLPPSAHGLAPLKRVHSPDYVDFLADAWNQWQATFPGKAVALPFLFPNRGLRQRLPRHIEGRLGYYAFDLSVGLTATSWSAIQDSADCALTAADLLLAGECSAFALCRPPGHHAGRDLMGGYCYLNNAAIAAQYLLDQGQQRIAILDLDYHHGNGTQSIFYERSDVLFASIHGDPDDEYPHYLGFADETGAGEGVGFNLNLPLPLGETDWSRYRQALDSAIERIQAFAPDTLVISLGLDTFCEDPLGEFSIKSLDYLEMGRILGGMGLPTLFVFEGGYAVDALGNNTANVVEGFEQKG from the coding sequence ATGAAGATCATCTACAGCGACCGGCAGCAACTGCATTGCGTACCCTTTGAGGTGCTCGGGGGCGAACCCACCCCAAACTTCGAGCAGCCCCAGCGGGCGCTGCAGGTGCTTGATGCGCTCAGCGTGCGTACCTCGGGCCCGGTACTTCCCCCCTCTGCACACGGCCTCGCCCCCCTCAAGCGGGTGCACAGCCCCGACTACGTCGATTTCCTGGCCGATGCCTGGAACCAGTGGCAAGCCACCTTCCCCGGCAAAGCCGTCGCCCTGCCCTTCCTGTTCCCTAACCGGGGCTTGCGCCAGCGACTACCGCGCCACATCGAAGGACGGCTCGGCTACTATGCTTTTGATCTCAGCGTTGGCCTCACCGCCACCAGCTGGAGCGCTATCCAGGACTCCGCCGACTGCGCCCTTACCGCCGCCGACCTCCTGCTGGCGGGGGAGTGCAGCGCCTTTGCCCTCTGCCGCCCCCCGGGCCACCACGCCGGTCGCGACCTGATGGGGGGCTACTGCTATCTCAACAACGCCGCCATCGCCGCCCAGTACCTGCTCGATCAGGGGCAGCAGCGCATCGCCATCCTCGACCTGGATTACCACCACGGCAACGGCACCCAAAGTATCTTCTACGAGCGCAGCGATGTGCTCTTCGCCTCCATCCATGGCGACCCCGATGACGAGTACCCCCACTACCTGGGATTCGCCGACGAGACCGGCGCAGGGGAAGGCGTTGGCTTCAACCTCAACCTCCCGCTCCCCCTGGGGGAGACCGACTGGTCCCGTTACCGCCAGGCTCTGGACAGCGCCATCGAGCGCATCCAGGCCTTTGCCCCCGATACTCTTGTGATCTCCCTCGGCCTCGACACCTTCTGCGAAGACCCCCTGGGGGAATTTTCCATTAAAAGCCTTGATTATCTGGAGATGGGCCGCATATTAGGGGGTATGGGCCTGCCAACCCTGTTTGTGTTCGAAGGTGGTTATGCCGTCGACGCCCTCGGCAACAACACCGCCAACGTGGTGGAGGGGTTTGAACAGAAAGGCTAA
- a CDS encoding 4a-hydroxytetrahydrobiopterin dehydratase, with the protein MSLSNMKCEACQAGAPQVTDTELAELIREIPLWQPVLIDNIMRITRTYTFKNFKQALAFTNQVGELAESEGHHPEIVTEWGSVRVSWWTHKIRGLHRNDFICAAKTDALKQAE; encoded by the coding sequence ATGAGTCTGTCGAATATGAAATGTGAGGCCTGCCAGGCCGGTGCGCCGCAGGTTACTGACACTGAACTGGCTGAGTTAATCCGGGAGATTCCGCTCTGGCAGCCGGTTCTCATCGACAACATTATGCGGATTACCCGAACCTATACCTTCAAAAACTTCAAGCAGGCGCTGGCCTTTACCAACCAGGTGGGTGAGCTGGCCGAGTCTGAGGGACACCACCCGGAAATTGTCACCGAATGGGGCTCCGTCCGCGTGAGCTGGTGGACCCACAAGATCCGGGGGCTGCATCGCAACGACTTTATCTGCGCGGCAAAGACAGACGCCTTGAAACAGGCGGAGTGA
- a CDS encoding sensor histidine kinase: protein MSQSMTEAAVTAVTPLSRRWYRLSLLSQFVMMGAVVLLVGMLLIGIWVGEQIEKGVVNNSAASTALFMRSFIEPVVQELGEQDSLNPASIEQLSELLNRAELSNRVVSFKIWKEGGLVTYSSRREVIGRRFPETENLRKAWAGVVTAEFDALEDEEDALERASGITLLEMYSPIRESRTGRIIAVAEFYETAETLRNDLFWSELTSWLVVGAVTLLMFGALYGIVLRGHRTILSQRRALERQVTDLSRVLKLNEELHQRVQRASQRTVEINERYLRRISADLHDGPAQLMSFALLRIDSLRRQLPAEIGASGQEDIDMLGSSLAEALEDVRAICAGLTLPELDTLSPRDLVKRVASAHERRTNTRVEVSFDGAPERLGLPFKIGVYRFIQETLSNAFRYAEGKEQRVHMCWKDELLEVEVSDRGPGFSPDMRPESGHGLGLPGLQERIESLGGDMRIYSRIDSGTRVVMRCDLSTREGGVHRESDSSGTGR from the coding sequence ATGAGCCAATCAATGACCGAAGCCGCGGTGACGGCGGTAACCCCCTTGAGCCGGCGCTGGTACCGCCTCAGCCTGCTCTCCCAGTTTGTGATGATGGGGGCGGTGGTGCTGCTGGTCGGCATGCTGCTGATCGGGATCTGGGTGGGTGAGCAGATCGAAAAGGGGGTGGTCAACAATTCGGCGGCCTCGACGGCGCTCTTTATGCGCAGCTTTATCGAGCCGGTGGTGCAGGAGCTGGGGGAGCAGGATTCCCTTAACCCCGCATCGATAGAGCAGCTCTCCGAACTCCTTAATAGAGCAGAGCTCAGCAACCGGGTGGTCTCCTTCAAGATCTGGAAAGAGGGTGGGCTGGTCACCTACAGCTCACGACGGGAGGTCATCGGGCGGCGCTTCCCCGAAACCGAAAACCTGCGTAAGGCCTGGGCGGGGGTGGTGACGGCGGAGTTTGACGCCCTCGAGGATGAGGAGGATGCCCTTGAACGCGCCTCAGGCATCACCCTGTTGGAGATGTACAGCCCCATTCGCGAGAGTCGCACCGGACGCATCATTGCGGTGGCCGAGTTTTATGAGACCGCCGAAACCCTGCGCAACGACCTCTTCTGGTCGGAGCTTACCAGCTGGTTGGTGGTGGGAGCCGTTACCCTGCTGATGTTCGGCGCCCTCTACGGCATCGTACTGCGGGGGCATCGTACCATCCTCAGCCAGCGTCGGGCGCTGGAGCGGCAAGTGACCGACCTTTCACGCGTGCTGAAGCTCAACGAGGAGCTGCACCAGCGGGTGCAGCGGGCGTCGCAACGCACCGTCGAGATCAACGAGCGCTACCTGCGGCGAATCAGCGCCGATCTGCACGACGGTCCGGCACAGCTGATGTCCTTCGCGCTGTTGCGGATCGACAGCCTGCGTCGCCAGCTCCCTGCCGAGATCGGCGCCAGTGGCCAGGAGGATATCGATATGCTCGGCTCCTCCCTGGCCGAGGCCTTGGAAGATGTGCGGGCCATCTGCGCCGGCCTCACCCTGCCGGAGCTCGATACCCTCTCACCCCGAGACCTGGTGAAGCGGGTGGCCAGCGCCCACGAGCGGCGCACCAATACCCGGGTGGAGGTCAGCTTTGATGGTGCCCCCGAGCGCCTTGGCCTGCCCTTCAAGATCGGGGTCTACCGCTTTATCCAGGAGACCCTCAGCAACGCCTTCCGTTACGCCGAGGGCAAGGAGCAGCGGGTCCATATGTGCTGGAAGGATGAGCTGCTGGAGGTAGAGGTGTCGGACCGGGGACCGGGCTTCAGTCCCGATATGCGCCCCGAGTCGGGCCACGGGCTGGGGTTGCCCGGGTTGCAGGAGCGCATTGAGAGCCTGGGAGGTGATATGCGCATCTACTCCCGCATCGACAGCGGCACCCGGGTGGTGATGCGCTGTGATCTGTCCACCCGAGAAGGAGGAGTGCATCGTGAATCCGATTCGTCTGGCACTGGCCGATGA
- a CDS encoding response regulator, translating to MNPIRLALADDHPLYREGVAKTIADQADFDVVGQGTTAEEAVQLAQQLLPDLMLLDISMPGSGIEAARQIAASCPVVKIVMLTVSEQDDDVMAALKAGARGYVLKGIGGAELVEVLRKVHSGDSYVSPSLAARLLSEMNAGADQAPGRDPLSELTAREEQILRLVAQGLSNKEVGLQLELQEKTVKHYMTNILQKLQVRNRVEATLIVHEHLSHNN from the coding sequence GTGAATCCGATTCGTCTGGCACTGGCCGATGATCATCCGCTCTATCGGGAGGGGGTCGCGAAGACGATCGCCGACCAGGCCGATTTCGATGTGGTGGGCCAGGGTACAACCGCCGAGGAGGCGGTGCAGCTGGCGCAGCAGCTGTTACCGGACCTGATGCTGCTGGATATCAGCATGCCCGGCAGCGGAATCGAGGCCGCCCGCCAGATAGCCGCTTCCTGTCCGGTGGTGAAGATCGTGATGCTGACGGTGTCGGAGCAGGACGACGATGTGATGGCCGCGCTCAAGGCGGGCGCCCGCGGTTATGTGCTCAAGGGTATCGGTGGCGCCGAGCTGGTGGAAGTGCTGCGCAAAGTGCACAGCGGTGACTCCTATGTCTCGCCCTCGCTGGCGGCGCGCCTGCTGTCGGAGATGAATGCCGGAGCTGATCAGGCTCCGGGTCGCGACCCCTTGTCGGAACTAACCGCTCGTGAGGAGCAGATTTTGCGGCTGGTTGCACAGGGGCTCAGCAACAAGGAGGTTGGCCTGCAGCTGGAGCTGCAGGAGAAAACCGTCAAGCACTACATGACCAACATCCTGCAAAAACTGCAGGTGCGCAACCGGGTGGAGGCGACCCTGATCGTACATGAGCACCTATCACACAATAACTAG
- a CDS encoding DUF1611 domain-containing protein, whose protein sequence is MSIIPLPTKGPDQGTVHAIPLTQQRLQRVKAAYSTRHLRLKDARYLLEGALEPAWGDLVLARIERIGQHTRIELGCGRRAHLHLGDEVLLCYGARYAPDQFEAVVPTTLGPCDMVAAGGVAAHCRLRHRSMKQPTRIAPIGLLADAQGERLNLQRYRLAEPADAARRPPVYAVLGTMMNAGKTTTAAMLIRGFKQQGLRVGAAKVTGTGAGCDRWVMTDAGADRMIDFTDLGEPSTYGLPPQRIEQLLQQSVAYLSAEGMEVIVVEVADGLLQQETSALIESPLFHSTIDGLLFAASDAMGALAGVQLLQSKGLEPLAVSGAMTASPLATQEARELLEIPVATSDQLAGGHGIPHHPSLPLHQPAWG, encoded by the coding sequence ATGAGTATTATTCCACTGCCCACCAAAGGGCCCGACCAGGGCACCGTCCATGCCATCCCCCTCACCCAACAGCGGTTGCAGCGCGTCAAAGCCGCCTACAGCACTCGCCACCTGCGCCTGAAGGATGCCCGTTACCTTCTGGAGGGCGCGCTTGAGCCCGCCTGGGGTGATCTGGTGCTGGCTCGCATCGAGCGCATTGGCCAGCACACCCGAATCGAGCTGGGTTGCGGTCGCCGAGCCCACCTCCACCTGGGCGATGAGGTGCTGCTCTGCTACGGCGCCCGTTATGCCCCCGACCAGTTCGAGGCCGTCGTGCCGACCACCCTGGGCCCCTGCGACATGGTCGCCGCTGGGGGTGTGGCCGCCCACTGCCGACTGCGCCACCGTTCGATGAAACAACCCACCCGCATTGCCCCCATCGGGCTGCTGGCGGACGCCCAGGGAGAGCGCCTCAATCTGCAGCGTTACCGCCTGGCCGAGCCAGCCGATGCTGCCCGGCGCCCGCCGGTGTATGCGGTGCTGGGCACCATGATGAATGCCGGCAAAACCACCACGGCGGCCATGCTGATCCGCGGTTTCAAGCAGCAGGGGCTGCGGGTGGGGGCCGCCAAGGTGACCGGTACCGGCGCCGGCTGCGACCGCTGGGTGATGACCGATGCCGGGGCCGACCGCATGATCGACTTTACCGATCTCGGTGAGCCCTCCACCTACGGTCTCCCGCCGCAACGGATCGAGCAGCTCCTGCAGCAGTCGGTCGCCTACCTCAGCGCTGAGGGTATGGAGGTAATTGTAGTGGAGGTGGCCGATGGCCTGCTGCAGCAGGAGACCTCCGCCCTCATCGAGTCACCGCTCTTTCACAGCACGATCGACGGCCTGCTGTTCGCTGCCAGCGACGCCATGGGAGCCCTCGCGGGGGTACAGCTCTTGCAGAGCAAGGGGCTGGAGCCACTGGCAGTCAGCGGTGCCATGACCGCCTCCCCCCTGGCCACCCAGGAAGCGCGCGAGCTGCTGGAGATTCCCGTGGCGACCTCCGACCAGCTGGCTGGGGGGCACGGGATACCGCACCACCCCTCGCTGCCTCTCCACCAGCCGGCCTGGGGCTGA
- the smpB gene encoding SsrA-binding protein SmpB translates to MAKKPNKSSGGNASIVVNKKARFDYHIDERFEAGLSLTGWEVKSLRAGKVQLVDSYVILKNGEAWLVGAQITPLNTASTHVIADPRRDRKLLLKKRELAKLLQTIEQKGHTCVCTALYWKHHLVKAEIALARGKKEFDKRATEKDRDWARHKQRIMRK, encoded by the coding sequence ATGGCAAAGAAACCTAATAAATCATCCGGCGGTAACGCCTCCATCGTCGTCAACAAGAAAGCGCGCTTCGATTACCACATCGACGAGCGCTTCGAAGCGGGCCTCTCCCTCACTGGCTGGGAGGTCAAAAGCCTGCGCGCAGGCAAGGTACAGCTGGTCGACAGCTACGTGATCCTCAAAAATGGCGAAGCCTGGCTGGTGGGTGCCCAGATCACCCCCCTCAACACTGCGTCCACCCACGTCATCGCCGACCCTCGCCGCGACCGCAAACTGCTGCTAAAAAAGCGCGAACTGGCCAAGCTGCTGCAGACCATCGAGCAGAAAGGGCACACCTGCGTCTGCACTGCGCTCTACTGGAAACACCACCTGGTGAAGGCCGAGATCGCCCTCGCCCGGGGTAAAAAGGAGTTCGACAAGCGCGCCACCGAAAAGGACCGCGACTGGGCCCGACACAAGCAGCGCATTATGCGCAAGTAG
- a CDS encoding chaperone modulator CbpM, whose amino-acid sequence MGNALIRISSQELCQSEGVERELIIRVVEHGIVHPLEGRAASEWVFDVSSIHWIKKALRLRRDFDIDWIAVALVIDQMRRNEALQRENEAYQRQLSRFLEQG is encoded by the coding sequence ATGGGTAATGCATTGATACGTATCTCCAGCCAGGAGCTGTGCCAAAGCGAAGGGGTGGAGCGCGAACTGATTATTCGGGTGGTGGAGCACGGCATTGTGCACCCGCTCGAAGGCCGTGCGGCCAGTGAGTGGGTGTTTGATGTCAGCAGTATTCACTGGATCAAAAAAGCCCTGCGATTGCGCCGCGACTTCGACATCGACTGGATCGCCGTAGCGCTGGTGATCGACCAGATGCGCCGCAACGAGGCACTGCAGCGTGAAAACGAGGCCTACCAGCGCCAGCTCAGCCGTTTTCTGGAGCAGGGATAA
- a CDS encoding DnaJ C-terminal domain-containing protein encodes MEFKDYYRILGIEPDADAKSIKSAYRQLARKYHPDLNPDAGAEAKFKEVAEAYEVLKDPQRRAEFDELRKYGSKGAQGFEPPPGWQGSSGFEYRAAGDEADFSEFFNNLFGHRGRGFEGFGEGAPPNRRGQDVEIELPVFLEETIAVNEKSIEYELPAYGQSPPISKQLKVKIPQGVLDGERIRLKGQGRPGRNGGEAGDLYLHIRVVPHPLFDVQGHDLIITLPLAPWEAVLGTKVRVPTLGGPIQLTIPANTPAGKKLRIKGKGLKGRKGSGVEGDLYAVIKLVLPPHSSEQQKRLWQELAASDPFDPRAEWRL; translated from the coding sequence ATGGAATTCAAGGACTATTACCGGATACTGGGGATTGAGCCTGACGCGGACGCCAAGTCGATCAAGAGCGCCTACCGCCAGCTGGCACGCAAGTATCACCCGGACCTCAATCCCGATGCGGGGGCAGAAGCCAAATTCAAGGAGGTGGCCGAAGCCTACGAGGTTCTCAAGGATCCCCAGCGGCGGGCGGAATTTGACGAGCTGCGAAAATACGGCTCAAAAGGAGCACAGGGCTTTGAGCCCCCTCCGGGCTGGCAGGGCAGCAGTGGGTTCGAGTACCGGGCGGCGGGCGATGAGGCGGACTTCTCAGAGTTTTTCAACAACCTCTTTGGTCATCGGGGGCGCGGTTTCGAGGGCTTTGGTGAAGGGGCACCCCCTAACCGACGGGGCCAGGATGTGGAGATCGAGCTGCCGGTGTTTCTGGAGGAGACCATCGCGGTCAATGAAAAGAGCATCGAGTATGAGTTACCCGCCTACGGCCAATCGCCACCGATCAGCAAGCAGCTGAAGGTGAAAATCCCCCAGGGGGTGCTGGATGGCGAGCGCATCCGCCTGAAGGGGCAGGGACGACCGGGAAGAAACGGCGGCGAGGCCGGGGATCTCTACCTACACATTCGCGTGGTTCCCCACCCCCTCTTCGATGTGCAGGGCCATGACCTGATCATCACCCTGCCGCTGGCCCCCTGGGAGGCGGTGCTGGGCACCAAGGTGCGGGTCCCAACCCTGGGCGGACCTATCCAGCTGACCATCCCTGCCAATACGCCGGCGGGTAAGAAACTTCGTATCAAGGGTAAAGGGCTTAAGGGCCGCAAGGGTTCCGGGGTGGAGGGGGATCTCTATGCAGTGATCAAGCTGGTGCTGCCCCCCCACTCCAGTGAGCAGCAGAAAAGGCTGTGGCAGGAGCTGGCAGCCAGCGACCCCTTCGACCCCCGTGCTGAGTGGAGACTGTGA
- a CDS encoding ankyrin repeat domain-containing protein — protein MGYGSEHRVGFRLLGLLWAWGMLLGGTLAVSEALANEEEPFRAVLAAAQAQDRSGLQSLKAAGSLDRVDAEGRSVLWWLTARRDYDAMALLIELGVEVDHHDPARSGGVIDPTPFLYAGAHGDTRALRLLYEAGARTDRLNYYGGTALIPAAEKGYRDAVRYLLAETDVAVNHVNRLGWTALMEAVVLSGESEQQTEIVRLLLAHGADPAIADRDGVTALQHARRRRLDALVELLEAASPP, from the coding sequence GTGGGGTATGGATCTGAACACAGGGTTGGCTTCCGTCTGCTGGGCCTGCTGTGGGCCTGGGGGATGCTGCTCGGGGGCACCCTGGCGGTGAGTGAGGCGTTGGCGAACGAGGAGGAACCCTTCAGGGCGGTGCTGGCGGCGGCCCAGGCGCAGGACCGTAGCGGGTTGCAGTCCCTCAAGGCCGCCGGCTCGCTGGACCGGGTCGATGCCGAGGGGCGATCGGTATTGTGGTGGCTGACCGCCCGGCGGGACTACGACGCCATGGCGCTGCTGATTGAGCTGGGGGTGGAGGTTGACCACCATGACCCAGCCCGCTCCGGTGGGGTGATCGACCCGACCCCCTTCCTGTATGCCGGTGCCCATGGCGACACCCGTGCCCTGCGCCTGCTCTATGAGGCAGGGGCCCGTACGGACCGCTTGAACTACTACGGGGGCACCGCCCTGATTCCTGCCGCTGAAAAGGGGTATCGGGATGCGGTCCGTTACCTCCTTGCGGAGACCGATGTGGCCGTCAATCATGTTAATCGGCTCGGCTGGACCGCCCTTATGGAAGCTGTGGTACTCTCAGGGGAGAGCGAGCAGCAGACCGAGATTGTACGCCTGCTACTGGCGCACGGCGCTGACCCGGCCATCGCTGACCGGGACGGGGTGACGGCCTTACAGCACGCCCGTCGCCGCCGACTGGACGCACTGGTGGAGCTGCTGGAAGCGGCCTCACCCCCTTGA
- a CDS encoding acetyl-CoA C-acyltransferase translates to MREAVIVSTARTPIGKAYRGSLNNIKSPTLAAHTIRHALIRSKVEAAEVEDLVLGSVLTAGTAGNNIARLAGIAAGLPVTSAAQTIDRQCASGLMAIATAAKQVMVDGMEVVIAGGQENISAVQHPYFQWVNETRDPNVTALQPDAYMPMLETAEYVARKYGISREAQDAFALLSQQRVARAQQEGLFDAEIAPITATHRAVNKQTQAVDYVEVTLSQDEGNRPGTSLADLERLQPVVEQGVVTAGNASQLSDGASACVIMERKRAEQRGLDPLGIYRGMAVVGNAPQEMGIGPIYAIPKLLKQHGLKVDDIGLWELNEAFAVQALYCRDHLGIDPERYNVNGGAISIGHPYGMTGARLVGHALLEGKRRGVKYVVVSMCVGGGMGAAGLFEIA, encoded by the coding sequence ATGCGTGAAGCCGTCATTGTATCCACCGCCCGCACCCCCATCGGCAAAGCCTACCGCGGTAGCCTCAACAACATAAAGTCCCCTACACTGGCCGCCCACACGATCCGCCATGCCCTGATCCGCTCGAAAGTAGAGGCGGCGGAAGTGGAGGATCTGGTGCTGGGCTCGGTACTGACCGCCGGAACGGCGGGCAATAATATCGCCCGCCTTGCCGGTATTGCTGCCGGATTGCCGGTTACCAGTGCCGCCCAGACCATAGACCGCCAGTGCGCATCGGGACTGATGGCGATCGCCACCGCCGCCAAGCAGGTGATGGTGGACGGTATGGAGGTGGTCATAGCCGGTGGCCAGGAGAACATCTCCGCCGTCCAGCACCCCTACTTCCAGTGGGTTAACGAGACCCGCGACCCTAATGTCACCGCCCTGCAGCCTGACGCCTATATGCCGATGCTGGAAACCGCCGAGTACGTTGCCCGCAAATACGGCATCAGCCGTGAGGCGCAGGATGCATTTGCCCTGCTCTCCCAGCAGCGGGTGGCCCGCGCCCAGCAAGAGGGTTTGTTTGACGCCGAGATCGCCCCCATCACCGCGACCCACCGCGCGGTTAACAAGCAGACCCAGGCCGTTGATTACGTCGAGGTAACCCTCTCCCAGGATGAGGGCAACCGTCCCGGCACCAGCCTTGCGGACCTTGAACGCTTGCAGCCGGTAGTGGAGCAGGGAGTAGTGACCGCCGGCAATGCCAGTCAGCTCTCCGATGGCGCCAGCGCCTGCGTGATCATGGAGCGCAAGCGCGCCGAACAGCGGGGTCTCGACCCCCTGGGTATCTACCGTGGCATGGCGGTGGTGGGTAACGCCCCCCAGGAGATGGGTATCGGGCCGATCTACGCCATCCCCAAACTGCTCAAGCAGCATGGGCTCAAGGTCGACGACATCGGCCTGTGGGAGCTGAATGAGGCGTTCGCGGTACAGGCCCTCTACTGCCGTGACCACCTGGGTATCGATCCCGAGCGCTACAACGTTAATGGCGGTGCCATCTCCATCGGCCACCCCTACGGCATGACCGGCGCCCGCCTGGTGGGCCACGCGCTGCTGGAGGGCAAGCGCCGAGGCGTCAAGTACGTGGTGGTTTCCATGTGCGTGGGCGGCGGCATGGGTGCTGCCGGGCTGTTCGAGATCGCCTGA
- a CDS encoding AI-2E family transporter produces MLNRSLQDNPQAFIDTLIRTALIVGLVIWCYQIIRPFITMVLWGVIIAVAVYPLHCRLRDRLGGRSGWSATLLTLLLMTMLVVPAVVMSDALIQSSTRLSQQLESSQFHLPPPNETVRGWPLVGDSLYTLWQEAAANLQATLQKFSPQIKAVGKVALGALASITVGILQFMFSLITAGFILARAELANLFLQRLVKRLAGEQSESLLTLMTFTIRSVAKGVLGVALIQALLAGVGFSAMDIPAASVLAMLCFLLAVVQISVGLVTLPVAVYVFSITDTLTASLFLGYMLVVGMLDNVLKPILLGRGVDVPMLVVFMGVIGGFLMSGIIGLFVGAIVLVVGYRLLLEFVGEGAVTGASAPSRNP; encoded by the coding sequence ATGCTCAATCGATCTCTGCAGGATAACCCCCAGGCCTTTATCGACACCCTGATCCGCACCGCGCTGATCGTCGGCCTGGTGATCTGGTGCTACCAGATTATTCGCCCTTTTATCACCATGGTGCTGTGGGGGGTGATCATCGCGGTGGCGGTTTACCCCCTGCATTGCCGCTTGCGGGATCGCCTGGGAGGGCGCAGTGGCTGGTCGGCGACCCTGCTCACACTGTTGCTGATGACGATGCTGGTGGTGCCGGCGGTGGTGATGTCCGATGCCCTGATCCAGAGCTCCACCCGGCTGAGCCAGCAGCTCGAATCCAGCCAGTTCCACCTGCCGCCGCCCAACGAGACGGTGCGTGGATGGCCCCTGGTCGGGGACTCCCTCTATACCCTCTGGCAGGAGGCAGCGGCCAACCTGCAGGCTACCCTGCAGAAGTTCTCGCCCCAGATCAAGGCGGTGGGGAAAGTGGCGCTGGGGGCGCTGGCCTCGATCACGGTGGGGATCCTGCAGTTCATGTTCTCCCTCATCACGGCGGGTTTTATCCTGGCGAGGGCGGAACTGGCGAACCTCTTTTTGCAGCGGTTGGTGAAACGCCTGGCCGGAGAGCAGAGTGAAAGCCTCTTGACCCTGATGACCTTTACCATCCGCAGCGTTGCCAAAGGGGTACTCGGGGTGGCGCTGATCCAGGCGTTGCTGGCGGGCGTGGGCTTCAGTGCCATGGATATTCCCGCCGCCAGCGTACTGGCGATGCTCTGTTTCCTGCTGGCGGTGGTGCAGATTTCAGTAGGGCTGGTGACCCTGCCGGTGGCGGTCTATGTGTTTTCCATCACCGATACCCTTACCGCCTCGCTTTTCCTCGGCTACATGCTGGTGGTGGGGATGCTGGATAACGTGCTCAAGCCTATCCTGCTGGGGCGCGGGGTGGATGTGCCTATGCTGGTGGTCTTTATGGGGGTGATCGGGGGCTTCCTGATGTCCGGCATCATCGGCCTTTTTGTCGGCGCCATCGTGCTGGTGGTGGGCTACCGGTTGCTGCTGGAGTTTGTGGGGGAGGGGGCGGTTACCGGCGCCAGTGCTCCCTCCCGGAACCCCTAG
- a CDS encoding acyl-CoA thioesterase — protein MKSDRPSHEDFPHFQTLNTRWMDNDLYGHINNVTYYAYFDTVVNRYLIDAGGLDIHSGPVIAYVVSSGCDYFRSAAYPQVLEIGLRVTKLGNSSVTYSLGVFAQGEEALLACGQFVHVFVDRARETPVPIPATLRAALEPLCAPG, from the coding sequence ATGAAAAGCGATCGTCCCAGCCATGAGGATTTTCCCCACTTCCAGACCCTCAATACCCGCTGGATGGATAACGATCTCTACGGTCACATCAACAACGTTACCTACTACGCCTACTTCGACACGGTGGTGAACCGCTACCTGATCGATGCGGGGGGGCTGGACATTCATAGTGGCCCGGTGATCGCTTACGTGGTCAGCTCCGGCTGCGACTACTTCCGCTCGGCCGCCTATCCCCAGGTGCTGGAGATCGGTTTGAGGGTCACCAAACTGGGCAACAGCTCGGTCACATACTCCCTGGGGGTGTTTGCCCAGGGCGAGGAAGCGCTCCTGGCCTGCGGACAGTTTGTGCATGTGTTTGTCGATCGCGCCCGTGAAACCCCGGTTCCGATTCCCGCCACCCTGCGTGCAGCACTGGAACCTCTCTGCGCCCCGGGGTAA